A single genomic interval of Arachis duranensis cultivar V14167 chromosome 7, aradu.V14167.gnm2.J7QH, whole genome shotgun sequence harbors:
- the LOC107459770 gene encoding nuclear pore complex protein NUP50A yields MGDAENALPPSKKRTAGVQLTKDTPVDDGEDVPEHETGTFKRASDEVLATRRIVKVRRQQNNSAPSSNPFAGIRLTTPTDSGANPVEPTAEKQSAGENSGADDSNGNDATSKESEKAKDEETKQLESKTDTVEDKSAAKNDAAEESNADQEHAAEKESTVDKSEADKEHSEDVDKNEVEEKKDAASKEIAAESNTGNEDKKDSTDNGDEKVESAEPSAEGGHLKSFQQLSSSRNAFTGLAGTGFSSTSFSFGSVSSEGSGSIFGTKNDKPFGLGLSTNGSSVFGVSASSAISKSEGSGFAALQEVVVETGEENEKVVFNADSVLFEFVDGSWKERGKGELKVNVTTGEEKARLLMRSRGNYRLILNARLYPDMKLTNMEKKGVTFACINSATEGKVGLSTFALKFKDPSIVEEFKAAITAHKDKGGVAATSTTALKTPENSPKASDD; encoded by the coding sequence ATGGGGGATGCTGAGAATGCCCTTCCACCTTCAAAGAAAAGGACCGCCGGAGTGCAGCTCACTAAAGATACTCCTGTTGATGATGGGGAAGATGTCCCTGAACATGAGACTGGCACTTTCAAGAGAGCTAGTGATGAGGTTCTGGCAACCCGAAGGATAGTCAAAGTTCGTCGCCAACAGAACAATTCTGCTCCTTCTTCAAACCCATTTGCCGGGATACGCTTGACAACTCCCACTGACTCCGGTGCTAATCCTGTTGAACCTACTGCTGAAAAACAATCAGCTGGTGAGAACAGTGGTGCAGATGATTCAAATGGCAATGATGCTACGTCAAAGGAATCTGAGAAAGCTAAGGATGAAGAAACTAAGCAATTGGAGAGTAAAACTGATACAGTAGAGGACAAATCTGCTGCAAAGAATGATGCTGCAGAAGAAAGCAATGCAGATCAGGAGCATGCTGCAGAAAAGGAGAGTACTGTTGATAAATCTGAGGCAGATAAGGAACATAGTGAAGATGTCGACAAAAATGAAGTTGAGGAGAAGAAGGATGCTGCAAGTAAGGAGATTGCTGCTGAAAGTAATACTGGAAACGAGGATAAGAAAGATAGCACTGATAATGGCGATGAGAAAGTTGAGAGTGCAGAACCAAGTGCTGAAGGTGGCCATTTGAAGTCATTTCAACAGCTCTCAAGTAGCCGAAATGCATTCACAGGTCTTGCTGGAACtggtttctcttctacttcGTTTTCATTTGGGTCTGTTTCAAGTGAAGGGTCAGGTTCTATCTTTGGTACAAAAAATGACAAGCCTTTTGGTCTGGGTTTATCCACCAATGGAAGTTCTGTTTTTGGGGTATCCGCATCCTCTGCTATTTCCAAGAGCGAGGGAAGTGGTTTTGCAGCATTGCAGGAGGTTGTGGTTGAAACCGGTGAAGAGAATGAGAAAGTGGTTTTTAATGCAGATTCAGTGttgtttgaatttgttgatggaAGTTGGaaggaaagaggaaagggagaaCTGAAAGTTAATGTTACAACTGGCGAAGAAAAAGCAAGACTTCTTATGAGGTCTAGGGGAAATTATAGACTGATTTTGAATGCTCGTCTTTACCCAGATATGAAGCTCACAAATATGGAGAAGAAGGGTGTTACATTTGCATGCATCAACAGTGCCACAGAAGGAAAAGTTGGTCTTTCAACATTTGCCTTGAAGTTCAAGGACCCTTCCATTGTGGAGGAGTTTAAAGCTGCTATCACGGCACATAAGGATAAGGGTGGTGTTGCTGCAACATCAACAACAGCTCTCAAGACCCCAGAAAATTCTCCAAAGGCATCTGATGATTGA
- the LOC107459756 gene encoding protein MLN51 homolog, with the protein MGSGGEEDVEYESDPEESKRALGMRRRVEASDDEGDAEAEAELEAEAKGADRRVICSDVSDGEGGVADYDEEEEEEELDEEEAEEELDDEEEEDEVYEEERGIDEGGGVNGSVTMPKGSDGADEKPHLEEEDEEEGGESGNKDDEEKKENEPFAVPTAGVFYMHDDRFRDNAGARHRRMRGGRRLWESKDDRKWGHDKYEEITSQERHYKEGRKLSRGNYRGGRGKSRGVGRGGYARGNRKGYENSGNQTQVPKAVVRGRGPRRYEPAMKNGDQTSQMQNRQSSSKPFEKTSHTSSGRTAGSTSNYESDPVPAAKKQVSSNLNYASPPFYPSGSSNKEMNLSSKRDVQTGSTSRSGRPGVMEEGVSVQQNNALLRGKNVVDTTIGMDKLYIEESINPSVGKSLNSMHAVPPGSSGVNTSQSSHPRAPLRGGAIPVQMNFQPSIAHNQVNKFAPTQHQSTVQRNHAPARIPTTLQASAAQIGQRPGTGSQASSPPKTSVAISSLDSGEIDATSESGKSKGALVGKGRGGSQGSGRGSFVYGGAMGTAGNMGGNHGDPNFPAFLPVMQFGGQHPGGIGVPAVGMAFPGYVAQPNGLGNSEMTWLPVLAGAAGALGATYCPPYLTVDGAYHGRQSGQASATATSSKETDANKASNEWKPPQRTEPVNDEFGQRQNKPRRYSEMNFGQ; encoded by the exons ATGGGCAGCGGTGGCGAAGAAGATGTTGAGTACGAGAGTGATCCCGAGGAGTCTAAACGAGCCCTCGGAATGCGGAGGAGGGTTGAGGCCAGTGACGATGAAGGTGACGCTGAAGCAGAAGCCGAACTCGAAGCTGAAGCCAAGGGTGCAGATCGCCGCGTGATTTGTTCCGATGTTTCCGACGGCGAGGGAGGAGTGGCCGATTacgatgaggaggaggaagaagaggaattGGACGAGGAAGAAGCtgaagaagaattggatgatgAGGAGGAAGAAGACGAGGTGTACGAGGAGGAGAGGGGCATTGATGAAGGTGGGGGTGTGAATGGCTCAGTGACTATGCCAAAGGGTTCTGATGGTGCTGATGAGAAACCCCATTTggaagaagaggatgaagaagaaggaggagaatcAGGGAACAAGGATGacgaggagaagaaggagaatgaGCCATTTGCGGTGCCCACAGCTGGAGTGTTTTACATGCACGATGACCGTTTCAGGGATAATGCTGGTGCTCGCCACAG GAGAATGCGCGGTGGAAGGAGGCTGTGGGAGTCCAAAGATGATAGGAAATGGGGACACGATAAGTATGAGGAGATTACTTCTCAGGAAAGGCACTACAAGGAG GGAAGGAAGCTTTCTAGGGGTAACTATAGAGGAGGGCGGGGTAAAAGTCGTGGTGTTGGTCGTGGAGGATATGCTCGAGGAAATAGGAAAGGGTATGAAAACAGTGGTAATCAAACTCAAGTTCCGAAAGCGGTTGTGCGAGGGAGAGGGCCACGGCGGTATGAGCCTGCCATGAAAAATGGTGATCAAACATCCCAGATGCAAAATAGACA ATCTTCTTCAAAGCCTTTTGAGAAAACTTCACATACTAGTTCAGGGAGAACCGCTGGATCTACCTCCAATTATGAATCAGACCCTGTGCCTGCTGCTAAGAAACAAGTGTCTTCGAATTTGAATTACGCATCTCCCCCGTTTTACCCTTCAGGCTCATCCAACAAAGAGATGAATCTGTCATCAAAAAGGGATGTCCAAACTGGCAGCACAAGCAGGAGTGGTCGTCCTGGAGTTATGGAAGAGGGAGTTTCAGTTCAACAAAACAATGCTTTGCTTCGTGGAAAGAATGTTGTTGATACTACTATAGGTATGGATAAGCTGTATATTGAAGAGTCCATCAATCCGTCTGTTGGCAAGTCCTTGAACAGTATGCATGCTGTACCTCCTGGATCTTCTGGGGTTAATACTTCTCAATCTTCTCATCCAAGGGCTCCATTGAGGGGTGGGGCAATTCCAGTACAGATGAATTTTCAGCCTTCTATTGCACATAATCAAGTGAACAAATTTGCTCCAACACAACACCAGTCAACTGTCCAGAGGAATCATGCGCCAGCACGAATTCCAACCACTTTGCAAGCCTCTGCTGCGCAGATTGGTCAACGTCCTGGTACTGGTTCTCAAGCTTCATCTCCGCCAAAAACATCTGTGGCAATCAGTTCGTTGGATTCTGGAGAAATTGACGCTACTTCAGAATCAGGCAAATCCAAAGGTGCATTGGTTGGGAAGGGAAGGGGGGGCTCTCAGGGAAGTGGAAGGGGCTCTTTCGTTTATGGTGGAGCTATGGGGACTGCTGGAAATATGGGGGGTAATCATGGAGATCCAAACTTCCCAGCCTTCTTGCCAG TTATGCAGTTTGGAGGCCAGCATCCTGGGGGTATTGGAGTCCCTGCTGTTGGCATGGCATTCCCGGGATATGTTGCTCAGCCTAATGGTTTGGGAAACTCTGAAATGACATG GCTACCTGTTTTGGCCGGTGCAGCAGGAGCTTTAGGGGCTACATACTGTCCACCCTACCTCACTGTTGACGGTGCATATCATGGTCGACAGTCAGGGCAGGCATCTGCAACAGCTACTTCAAG CAAGGAAACTGATGCTAATAAAGCTTCTAATGAGTGGAAGCCACCACAGAGAACTG AGCCTGTAAACGATGAGTTTGGACAGCGGCAGAATAAACCCCGCAG ATACTCAGAGATGAATTTTGGACAGTGA